In Reichenbachiella agarivorans, one genomic interval encodes:
- a CDS encoding phosphatidylinositol-specific phospholipase C1-like protein, whose amino-acid sequence MKHLTPIFFLFLTAIACQPKQETQEPIKLNQMQVIGSHNSYKSGIEPALMQLLIQEDSGAMGLDYKHLPLDQQLDLGLRNLEIDVVYDPEGGRFQQPLALQLMDSLGIPALPFDTAHELSTRGIKTFHIPDIDFRSHCLTFKGCLSDVRTWSMANPTHFPIIITINPKNSGINKPGYTEVTAFDAQALDSLDAEIAAVFADEELITPGLVQGSAASLREAVLTTGWPALDASRGKVLFVFDAGRELTEQYLQGDVASKPMFVDVEETHPMAAFFIMNDPIEQEQEIRERVKKGYMVRTRADANTDEARKNNYERFEAAKRSGAQVITTDYYVKEINPFSTFQVTFDSSTYERSNPVSINLNQAQ is encoded by the coding sequence ATGAAACATTTGACTCCCATATTCTTTCTCTTCCTGACAGCAATCGCCTGTCAACCCAAGCAAGAAACCCAAGAACCAATCAAGCTCAACCAAATGCAAGTCATCGGTAGCCACAACAGCTACAAGAGCGGTATAGAACCCGCCCTGATGCAATTGTTGATTCAAGAAGACTCTGGTGCGATGGGCTTGGACTACAAACACCTGCCACTCGATCAGCAGTTGGATTTGGGACTGAGGAATCTGGAAATAGATGTCGTGTATGACCCAGAAGGAGGGCGTTTTCAGCAGCCTTTGGCTTTGCAGTTGATGGATTCTCTGGGAATCCCAGCCTTACCATTCGATACGGCTCATGAGTTGTCGACTCGGGGTATCAAAACGTTTCATATCCCGGACATTGACTTTAGGAGTCACTGTTTGACTTTCAAGGGGTGTTTGTCGGATGTACGGACCTGGTCTATGGCAAATCCTACCCATTTCCCTATCATCATCACGATCAATCCTAAGAACTCCGGTATCAACAAGCCAGGATATACCGAAGTGACGGCTTTCGATGCACAGGCTTTGGATAGTTTGGATGCGGAGATCGCAGCTGTATTTGCAGATGAAGAGCTGATCACCCCTGGACTGGTACAGGGATCAGCAGCGAGTTTGAGGGAAGCGGTCTTGACTACTGGCTGGCCAGCATTGGACGCTTCGAGAGGGAAAGTCTTGTTTGTCTTCGATGCAGGTCGTGAACTAACTGAGCAGTATTTGCAAGGTGACGTAGCGAGCAAACCAATGTTCGTGGATGTAGAAGAGACACACCCTATGGCTGCATTTTTCATCATGAATGATCCGATTGAGCAGGAGCAGGAAATCAGAGAGCGAGTCAAAAAGGGCTACATGGTCAGAACCCGCGCAGATGCCAATACAGATGAAGCGAGGAAGAACAACTACGAGCGATTCGAGGCTGCCAAACGCTCAGGCGCACAGGTGATCACGACAGATTACTATGTCAAAGAAATCAATCCATTCAGTACTTTCCAAGTCACATTTGATAGCTCGACCTACGAAAGAAGCAATCCTGTATCTATCAATCTCAACCAAGCACAATGA
- a CDS encoding metallophosphoesterase family protein, with protein MNRLVVTFVILFVWGCSSPQTHLPILTYSDVLLGDLKANARLDSLMHLPVMAGVDVNQDWQVLTSDMVGGLNPTIPSFDSAVPITLPHRILLPNSPIWYRTSVQFDNGVLHIRADDGAQLWLNGQRVHRLTGEYFPIHATSNQPTEITIRVLNNAMEGGLRSVQWIAQKDWSDYQSTQQKHYDQWIIERKLSLIHPDLKQADLSAYPAILTDPYWQSANDSLYLRWQSEGIEQATVRFGKDSLDLNQNKTVSGVLGNFLTAFQSFENKIYYQIQQGKTQSQIYSFQKQMVKDTFQLALWGDSQGGWATFSKLISRMNEHEPTFGLGAGDLVDQGSDRFAYLQFVEALSQSTFVHYPVPGNHDYDGYYDDLNPKNYFEFAALPHQKQYFSWTEGNCVFIALDPDERFPVGIPEGSAQYDWFIEQIHSSAWVSAEWRWIVLHHPPYSQGWPGYHGEVSILELLEPLFESTRIDLVVAGHSHDYERLIRQFGAQKTAFLVVGGGGGGLEPSGLSDWPVMDTVIKKHHYGIATVQDKSLIFRAYDLENQLMDSLTLTHQ; from the coding sequence ATGAATAGACTAGTTGTTACGTTTGTAATTTTGTTTGTCTGGGGGTGTAGTAGCCCTCAGACTCATTTACCCATTCTTACTTATTCGGATGTGTTACTAGGAGACTTGAAAGCCAATGCAAGGCTGGATTCTCTGATGCATCTACCTGTGATGGCTGGTGTGGATGTCAATCAAGACTGGCAGGTGCTGACCAGTGATATGGTCGGAGGATTAAATCCCACCATACCGTCCTTTGATAGTGCTGTACCTATTACACTCCCACATCGAATCCTACTGCCCAATTCACCGATTTGGTACAGAACCTCTGTGCAATTCGATAACGGCGTACTGCACATTCGTGCCGATGATGGCGCACAGCTTTGGCTCAATGGCCAGCGTGTTCATCGATTGACAGGAGAATATTTCCCCATTCACGCTACATCCAATCAACCTACAGAAATTACGATTCGAGTGCTCAACAATGCCATGGAGGGCGGACTCAGAAGTGTCCAATGGATTGCTCAAAAGGACTGGTCAGACTATCAGAGCACCCAACAAAAACATTACGATCAGTGGATCATAGAGCGAAAGCTCAGCTTGATTCATCCAGATTTGAAACAAGCAGATTTGTCAGCATATCCAGCCATACTCACCGATCCCTACTGGCAATCAGCCAATGATAGTCTCTATCTAAGGTGGCAATCTGAGGGAATAGAGCAGGCAACTGTCCGATTCGGAAAAGATTCTTTGGATCTCAACCAAAACAAAACGGTCTCTGGTGTTTTGGGAAATTTTCTCACAGCTTTCCAGTCCTTTGAGAACAAAATCTATTACCAAATACAACAAGGAAAGACGCAATCGCAGATCTACAGTTTCCAAAAACAAATGGTAAAGGACACTTTCCAATTGGCACTCTGGGGAGATAGCCAAGGAGGATGGGCTACTTTTAGTAAGCTTATATCTCGTATGAATGAACATGAACCCACCTTCGGTTTAGGAGCAGGGGATCTTGTCGATCAGGGCAGTGACCGCTTCGCATATTTACAGTTTGTAGAGGCCTTGAGTCAGTCCACTTTTGTGCATTATCCAGTGCCGGGCAATCATGATTATGATGGGTACTACGATGACCTTAATCCAAAGAATTACTTTGAGTTCGCTGCTTTGCCTCATCAAAAGCAATATTTCTCATGGACAGAGGGCAATTGTGTTTTCATTGCATTGGATCCTGATGAACGGTTTCCTGTTGGGATACCAGAGGGCTCTGCGCAGTACGATTGGTTTATTGAGCAGATTCATTCATCCGCTTGGGTGTCAGCGGAGTGGCGATGGATTGTATTGCATCATCCGCCTTACTCACAAGGTTGGCCAGGCTATCACGGTGAGGTATCTATATTGGAACTCCTAGAGCCGCTTTTTGAATCCACTCGCATCGATCTAGTGGTCGCTGGACACAGCCATGACTATGAGCGATTGATCCGTCAGTTTGGAGCGCAAAAGACAGCGTTTCTGGTTGTAGGTGGCGGAGGTGGTGGACTCGAACCTTCGGGTTTATCCGACTGGCCAGTCATGGATACCGTCATCAAAAAACACCACTATGGTATCGCCACAGTACAAGATAAATCATTGATATTCAGAGCTTATGATCTGGAAAATCAATTGATGGATAGTCTAACCTTAACGCACCAATGA
- a CDS encoding sulfatase-like hydrolase/transferase — protein MKKISILCLFCLFSVMGMAQKTENIILVSLDGLRWQELFGGADSLLVDDSKYVENPEELTEEFWVNDPLQRREMLMPFFWNTIAVEGQLYGNRKYGNKVDCSNQMWFSYPGYNEILTGFADDENISSNDKINNPNVTILEHLNNTKKYKGQVAAFGSWDVFPYIINRERSGLPINAGFEKATDSPSETESFLNKIQDEIRGPWGGVRLDVFTHHYAMEYMKKNKPKVLYVAYGETDDFAHDGEYDQYLKSAKQTDAYIKELWDYAQSQEQYKGKTTLIITTDHGRGTHPKKTWQHHGNRIKDAGEIWIAVMGPDSPAKGEIKEEGQFYQNQVARTVMEALGEKYKQPKAGEAIKGAIQK, from the coding sequence ATGAAAAAAATATCAATACTGTGTCTGTTTTGTCTATTCTCAGTGATGGGTATGGCACAAAAAACAGAAAATATCATACTCGTATCTCTTGATGGTCTGAGATGGCAAGAATTGTTCGGAGGAGCAGATTCCCTGCTTGTCGATGATTCTAAATATGTCGAGAATCCAGAAGAGCTCACTGAGGAGTTTTGGGTCAATGATCCACTACAAAGAAGAGAAATGCTGATGCCTTTCTTTTGGAACACCATCGCAGTAGAGGGGCAACTCTACGGCAATAGGAAGTATGGGAATAAGGTAGATTGCAGCAACCAGATGTGGTTTTCATATCCAGGGTACAACGAGATTTTGACAGGCTTTGCAGATGACGAAAATATCAGTAGCAACGATAAAATTAACAATCCCAATGTTACCATTCTAGAGCATCTCAACAATACCAAAAAATACAAGGGGCAAGTGGCTGCTTTCGGGTCTTGGGATGTGTTCCCCTACATCATCAACAGGGAGCGCAGTGGTCTCCCAATCAATGCCGGGTTTGAAAAAGCAACCGACAGCCCTAGCGAGACCGAATCTTTCTTGAACAAGATTCAAGACGAAATCAGAGGGCCTTGGGGTGGCGTTCGGTTGGATGTGTTTACCCATCACTATGCCATGGAATACATGAAGAAAAACAAGCCTAAGGTACTCTATGTCGCCTATGGTGAGACGGATGATTTTGCTCATGATGGCGAGTACGACCAGTATTTGAAGTCTGCGAAGCAAACGGATGCTTACATCAAAGAGCTATGGGATTATGCACAGTCTCAGGAACAGTACAAAGGTAAGACGACACTCATCATCACAACGGATCACGGACGTGGCACACACCCAAAGAAAACTTGGCAGCACCATGGCAACCGCATCAAAGATGCTGGTGAAATCTGGATAGCAGTGATGGGACCAGATTCACCTGCGAAGGGCGAAATCAAAGAAGAAGGGCAGTTTTACCAAAACCAAGTGGCGCGCACTGTCATGGAGGCTCTGGGAGAAAAGTACAAGCAACCTAAAGCTGGTGAAGCAATCAAGGGAGCAATTCAGAAGTAG
- a CDS encoding SusD/RagB family nutrient-binding outer membrane lipoprotein, with the protein MKIFNIKLIAWVLAVVLTVTSCDDDFEQVNTNPNSPESVPAYLLLPTVIRSGVSQSADLAWGYGNVVMQYSAKIQFTNEDRYNWGPESDPYNPYFGAMRDVQNIIIIAEESGNDNYKGVALVMKSWMYSIMTDTYGDLPYSEATSAKSGVNLPTFDTQEDIYKGIIADLETANTLLDPSSAGIEGDILFDGEIMMWKKFANSLLLRIHMRLSDRVDPSTAMQTIISDPTTYPIMTGNVDNAALQYLQDNPNQQPLYTTRSGSYDEYRLSENMETILKSLGDNRLYAYAQPTTNSGAGLVGTLDDYQGVPNGLADEEALAYSPTGEADKGGSNYISRVGLMFSCSACDDLASPIARQSILMSYSELQFVLAEARERGFISTGDAKTYYMNGIQSSFDYYISRLDVGGYTEISAAVEPDATYFTQADVAYTGTQEELLEKIGTQKWIALFFSGMEAWFDWRRTGYPTITPGSGAVQPTVPVRFIYPTDVQALNKDNYDAVIARQGPDNLNTKVWWDVK; encoded by the coding sequence ATGAAAATATTTAATATAAAACTAATAGCATGGGTGCTGGCTGTCGTGTTGACAGTGACCTCTTGTGACGATGATTTCGAACAGGTAAATACCAACCCAAATAGCCCTGAATCAGTACCTGCATACTTGCTGTTGCCGACAGTGATCAGGAGTGGTGTTTCTCAAAGTGCAGATTTGGCATGGGGATATGGTAATGTTGTGATGCAGTATTCTGCTAAAATCCAGTTTACAAACGAAGATAGATACAACTGGGGACCAGAATCTGATCCATATAATCCCTATTTTGGAGCTATGCGTGATGTACAAAACATCATCATTATTGCAGAAGAGTCAGGTAATGATAACTACAAGGGTGTTGCCTTGGTGATGAAATCATGGATGTATTCGATTATGACAGACACCTATGGAGATTTGCCATATTCTGAAGCAACTTCAGCCAAATCAGGTGTTAACCTGCCTACTTTTGATACCCAAGAAGATATCTACAAGGGCATTATTGCAGATTTAGAAACTGCTAATACCTTGCTTGATCCATCATCTGCTGGGATAGAGGGTGACATTTTATTTGATGGGGAGATCATGATGTGGAAGAAGTTTGCCAATTCACTTTTGTTGAGAATTCACATGAGGTTGTCTGATAGAGTAGATCCTAGCACAGCTATGCAGACCATCATAAGTGATCCTACGACTTATCCGATCATGACAGGAAATGTTGACAATGCTGCTTTGCAGTACTTGCAGGACAATCCGAACCAGCAGCCACTTTATACCACTCGTTCTGGTTCGTATGATGAATACAGATTGAGTGAAAACATGGAGACAATCCTGAAGTCACTAGGTGATAACAGACTTTATGCGTATGCACAACCTACGACTAATTCTGGAGCAGGATTGGTCGGTACTTTGGATGATTATCAAGGAGTACCTAATGGCCTAGCTGATGAAGAAGCATTGGCTTATTCTCCTACTGGAGAGGCTGACAAAGGTGGATCGAATTACATCTCACGTGTGGGTTTGATGTTCTCTTGTTCTGCATGTGATGATTTGGCTTCACCGATAGCAAGACAATCGATCTTGATGAGCTATTCTGAGTTGCAGTTTGTATTGGCAGAGGCGAGAGAGCGTGGATTTATCTCGACTGGTGATGCTAAGACTTACTATATGAATGGTATCCAATCTTCATTTGACTACTATATTTCTAGACTAGATGTGGGTGGCTATACTGAAATCAGTGCTGCAGTAGAGCCAGACGCGACTTATTTCACACAAGCAGATGTAGCCTATACTGGCACACAAGAAGAGCTTTTGGAGAAAATCGGGACACAAAAATGGATCGCATTGTTTTTTAGCGGTATGGAAGCATGGTTTGACTGGAGAAGAACTGGCTACCCGACGATTACGCCAGGGTCTGGAGCAGTTCAGCCTACGGTACCTGTGAGATTCATCTATCCAACCGATGTACAGGCACTCAATAAAGACAATTACGATGCAGTGATCGCTCGTCAGGGGCCAGACAATCTCAACACGAAAGTGTGGTGGGATGTCAAATAA